The sequence TTTTCACCTGCATCCAAACATAGAGATTACAGTACCAGTGAGATGACTTTACATTTGCCAAGTGTGTTAAGATCAGAGACTGTGGTTTTCCCTACTGTGCTTTGTGGACCAGCTGGCCAGTCTTAGCCGAACACCTCCCGGTCCTGACAGGCCTGCTTCCACCCACACATCCGTCTGCGTGCACCAAACGGCTTCACGGATGTGGCTGTCTTTGATGGGGAGAGGCTTGTTTTCAAATGCAGTAACCCAAATAAATGATAGGTTACAAACAGCTTGTCCAGTGGAGGTTCCAAAGTATTTCAGCCTATCAAAACTCAAGGGTTTGTTTTTACTTAGGGTGAAATCTGGTCACGTTGACATCAGTGGTAAAGCTTCTTTCAAAGACAGTTTTCCCAGAACAAATAAGTTTGGCAAAAGCAGCTGAGCCATGGAAAAGACGAAGGAATCCCCTCTGTGTTTAAATAGACAAATATGCACTGAGAGGTAAGCAGCAGAGCCACCCCTCAGGAAATGAAAGCATTCAGCACACCACTGCCTTATTGCAGAACTCCAGTTGTTTGCTAGGGTGAACTTTGCCTCCTCATATTCATCCTCAAGGTGACGTCTCAACTTGTAATCATTAATGGACTATCCCTGTAATGGAAAGGTAGCTGTACTGTCTGGATATCGGACAGAGCTGCTTCGGGAAGTTCCTGAAAATGTCGAGCAGGTatcacaaagcagcagctgatggCAATCTGGACCTCTTGAAAGAAGCCACTAGAAAAGATCTTAACACTTCAGATGAAGACGGGATGACGCCCACCCTTCTGGCAGCATACCACGGGTATCTAGAAGCTCTAGAGGTCATATGCCGGAGAGGGTGAGTGAATCCGCCTCCATTTCTCGTGAGCTTGTGGCTCAAAAGTATAATTACTGTGTATTTCTAATGCTGCTGTGACACCAGACCCAAAAGGCTGAAAATCCTGGTCATTTCTTTCAATGCACTGCCAAGAACTGTTTCTCCTCATTCATATGGGTTTAGGCCCAGAACCTACAAACAGGTCTGTACATGGGGTTGGTGAAGCTCTCTCTAATGGAGAAGTGGGCCAACAGCCTTTTGTGGTTATATATCTTTGGAACTGGCTTTAAAAGTAAATGCCTTGTCTGAAAcatttttagcaaaaaaaatctatctcATTTGCTTCCTAAAGTGCAGGTACCACCAGAAGATTTAGTACTTTACAGAGGCAAGTCATGACTGATAGTTTTGAGACAGTAAAatctaaaaatgttatttctctgttttttataGTATTAGCAACTACCATCACACTAAAAATTGTAGTACTGTTTCAGAACTTGGGTAGGGTCCttgcaaactgaaaaagaaaaagaaaaagaaaaagaaaaagaaaaaaaaaaaaaaaaggttttctactgttttgttgttgttgttttctcctaATAGTTctctttttatcatttaaatgtACTAATTTAAAAGGTATTATTCAAAAGGCCATTACCTCTACATATCATCTCAGTATTttctctgcttggagtctgCATTTTAAACTGTGATTCTCTAGCAAGATTtaatagaagaaaatgcagtaaataaaatattctttctggGATGAGATGAAGATCAACCTGCATTTTCAATCATAATAGTTTAAAGAAGATTGGAGTGAAAAGTTGAATAACTGTttggatatatttagtgttcttttctttaaaaattagaattgaaaatataaaataaaaaggaatttgtCATAGACTTGCTTTAAGGTTCATTGAACTCAGGTGTGGCTGTAATAGCACAATAAAAAAGACCTTTGGACTCTATAGCTATGGCTGTGTCCCCCAGGAAAAGCGAAAATAGACTGACAGTTTTTCAACTTGTATAAAGGCAGCTCCAAGGAAATACCTAGAGTCAATAAAGGTCTCTGGACATAGAGAAGACAGAACGACTACCTAATGAACAAATAACTAAGTAATCTTTTCAATATGTGAGTTAAAAGTGTCTTCTACTGTATATGCTCATAGAAGTCACAGCAGGTGACACAAAGATAAgaaatttctgtgtgtttgttacttaatgtatttttaactcttttttttttcagtagaggACAACTTTGGGATAGCATTGCTCTCAAAATTATCAAACATATACATGCACTTCTATTTTAATCTAAGATTTCTTGACACAATCAGTAGGCTGAGGCTGTCAGAGATATGGCTGTGTCTCAGTAGTTCTGTTGGCAGAAGCTGAACTTTGGAAGGTGTTCAATCTGTTCTACAGTCAGGCAGTGTCTTctaagaaagtattttaatttttttaatgaagccaTCCTttccttgaagcaaagaaggTTTCCTGACAAAGGCACTGAGATACAGGATATTTTTCCTCTAGTGGTTGCAGATTTTAGGACTCTGAAGCCTGCAACACACTCAGCCCTTGGAAAATGTACCAATACTAAAAATAAGCCCTTTCATCTTGTAAGAGTTTGTCTCCCAGACATTAAGAGATGTTTTCTCTGCCTGCTTTGAAGGCACATGAATGGAGGCAAGACCAAGTAGCAGATCTGCTCTCTTTTGTGTGAGCCTCCTTCATGCTTGAGAAAGCAGTGGAAGAGGAGTAAGAGATGCCAAAGTAGATGTAAAACTTTGCCCAAAGTCCCCCTGAGCTGGGAATTGACACTCTGGTTTGTGAATTGTTTGAGACTCAAAGGTTGGCAGGCTCCAGAGGGAAAACAGACCTCAAACAGCTCTGAAGGGGAGGATGGATGGCCCAGCCCTTCCAAGGCCAGGATAATGCAGACAGTTGCTAATGTGGGAATGAAGGAATCTGGCACACTTTGCAGCAGTTCCCCAGGGCACAgccacaaaagcagaaatttgtACACATGGTTTCCACATGTCTAAGTGGGAAAACTTTGATGCtcagctgccacctccctgTAGAAATGCCTGCACTCTCAGAGCCTGGCCTGCTCAGGCTTGCTCTTGTTTCTCAACACAACCAGCTGTGTGCTTCAATTCTACATGGCCCCTAATCTCCCATTTGCCTGTAGCATTTTAGGCTGAATTCTGATGTTCTCAGAACTGGCCTTCAGCAAATATGTTAGTGTTTTAATTCCGGAGATGTTCATTGACAGAGATCAACACCTGAAGGAGATTTTGTGATAGTATATACGATTTAATCCACGGTACAACTGCCATGGAACAGATATCCAAGACTTTGCAAAATTTTCCAAGGTTATTAAAGGCTTTGGGATACTGTGGTTGCCTGACATGTTGATCACAGATGACCCAAATTTTGATCAGAACCATGGCTGATGTTGATCCCACCAAATAAGAATGAACAGATTCAAGCCAATTCTAGTCTGCAAGCAGCAGATCAATGTGAAGTCGGTGCAAGAGTTAAAAAGTTCTCTGGctttaaattttattgaaaagacatggtattttgttttcaaatgagcTTCTGCTTTCCAAACCCCATGAGTAAAAGAAGCTTAAGGAGAACAAAagtgatgaagaaaaacaatagcATCAGCCTCAGCTTAATCCAGCAGCAATGGAGAGAAATGTGTAATCAGGGCTTTACTCCTAATCATTTACCTATTACCTACCAAAGAAGTGACTGTATGGACACAATACGTATGCATCACTGCGATCACTGAAGAATCCTCCTAATATTGTCCTTGTGTTtgacaaacaaaaggaaagagtCACCCAAAAGCCTCTAAAACATTCTGCCCAAGAGCGGTTGAAACAGTTTTGCAACCAGTCCCAATGAGTATAAGTCAAAGCCTGCTTTCAGCAGTCTGTGGCAGAGtaggcagggctgcagcctttTGCCTGTATACCCAGTGCTTGAGGTAAGTAGCACCAATCGGTGCAGCACTGATCTCCAGGATGGAGCTAAACTGACTCATTTTGTTTATGCTGTAGTCCTCACAGCAAAGCTGAGgtaaatatttacaatttgTTCAGTTCCACTGCAATGTTATGCTTGTATACGTCCAGCTCACTCTGTGCTATTTTCCTTCTTAGAGGTGATCCAGACAAATGTGACATCTGGGGGAACACTCCTCTCCACCATGCTGCTTGCAATGGTCACATCCACTGCGTTTCCTTTCTGATCAACTTCGGTGCCAATATATTTGCTCTGGACAATGACCTCCGCACTCCTCTTGAGGTGGCTGCCAGCAGAGATCGCCATGAATGTGTCAGAATCCTGGACAAAGCTGCCACGGAGCAGAACCTGCTGAACCCAAAGAAGGTAGCCAAACAAAAAGCCCAGGCCCAGAGAAATGTGGAGAAACAAATTAAGGAATGTGAGAAGCGACAAGAGAAACACCAACATGAAATGAACAGGaattatatgaaagaaaatgctggCACAGTAACCTCTTCCAAAGGGACACACTCGAGGGTAAAGATACCCAGTCTCTTCACTTCAAATACAACAACTCCTTTCTCCAAAAATTTGAAAGACACCTTCAAACTGAGGACAAAAAAGACAGCTGGTAGCACAAGAAGccaggaaacacaaagcaatgGCCAAGCAGATGAGAAGGATAGGAGAAGTGTGATGCATTTATTTGATGAGAAAGAAGAGGATGAATTACTAAATGACAATGACAGTCGGCTCTCTATTTTCCAGAGGCCAGGTCTTGGCAAGATCGTATTTGGAAGGAATTTGGCTGCAGATGTAAATCCTGGAATCATGTCTCCTGAGAAAGAAGTCATAAGCTTTAAAATGTCCAGTGAACTCTTTCAGAATGAAAGTGCTGAGAATGACAGGGAAGATGATGTTGAAAATGGTGCTGATATCccttggcaggaggaggaaggcattTGGGATGATGAGGAAGCAGAAAACACACCCCTTGAGGTATTTCTGGCATCCCAGATGCTGGATGAGTTTCTTCCAGTCTTCATGAGGGAAAAAATTGATTTAGACACCCTGATGCTATGTTCTGATGAAGATCTACAAAGCATTCAGATTGAGCTGGGGCCAAGAAAGAAGGTTTTGAATGCtgtgaataaaagaaaacaggctCTCAAGAACCCTGGAAAGACTGTAgatacttgcttataaattaatgtacctgttgctgtaacCTGCACACTGATTATCTTTTCCTGATTCAAAATAGaatgcagttcttttcaaaCATCTGCTAAAATGGAAGGCAAAGAGGTTACCAATTGCTTTAGGTGGTATAGCAAGGTCAAAGACATAGATGGCTATGGTACACAGGATATTAATTCAAGCACATTCTACCAAGAAGAACCGATgtgaaggtaaaaaaaaaaacaaaaaactaaaagcTTTAGAttcaaagctttttcttccttcttatggagattggatttctttttgtctgaataacttaaaatattattgaagGCCAGACATAGCACATTCTTTATTAAaacccttcctttcttctccaaaaccacaaaaataaataaataaataaaagcattccCAAAGCTCGAGAGCTTAGAGTTTTCTCCATTCACTCATTCACTTCTGTTAGGTTGCTACAAACTGCCTTTTCTGGTAGTGATGGTATGCTAGAAGGCAAATCTGAACCTTGATTTCAGCTGTGGCTTATTGACTCTTATAACTGctgaattaatataaatatgagTAATTTACAGCAAGTTTTGTGTTCTTGTCAGTCAGGCTTCTTGCTACtgcatttatattaatttaaaaatatatgaataccTTGCCAAGAGATGTTTGGTGTGAGTTGCATGTTCTTTTCTCTTGTATCACTACACTGGACCCATTTGCCAGCATCCATCATGTCCTAAGTGACATCAAGATCCAATCTATTTAACTACAAGAAtctgaggttttattttcaacatttttgatCTTTTCTATGTCCTCAGCTTGGCTTGTATAGGGTGCATTTGTCATGCAAAGTCCCAGAAATGAGGGCTTTTTCATCCAGCATTTTCTGTTGGTCATTTTCAGCCTCAGCCTGAAAATGGCATGTAACTGGGTACATATACACTGAGCCtaaataaagggaaagagaaagaaaacaatacacTGCTTCTGTGGAAGCTCCTGTTCTTTACAGTCCATCTGGAGGCACCCAGATCAGGCTTCTCTTCATCTGTCTTGGACCTATTCCCTTGGGAAGCCAGCACTATCTGATATGAATTAATCATTCCTGTTGTCTTGTGAATCTAATAAGGCTTTTGTAGTAGCCATGCTCTGGCTAACATCTCAGGTTTTAGAAGCTCAATTATTAACAGGACTTTTAcctttaaatctctttttatatctttctaTCATATATATCTATGATTTCTTCCTTCAGAGTGCACTCAATTTATGGACATTTACTTATCATTTATCTATTTCTCATGGTTCCTTCTTTCCACatctcatttatttaatttgttcacTGCGATTGCTTTTCTTGGCTGGACTTTATTCTGCATTCTTTTCTCCTTGGATTCCTGTACTTCAGCACATTGATATTTTCTCCTATTAAGCAGTCACATCAAAATCTTATGCTGTGCAACCTCAAGTGACTGCTGTGTTCAGCACAGTAATTAAAGCAGACAGCATCCCTCAGCCTCTGTGTTATTAACCTGCTggagtgttttggttttggctaTGAAACACCCagatttttaacaaaacaagaagcaaaTGATGAACTTTTTGTATTCATGGGTATGTGACAAGTGGATTTTGAAGGGTCAAACCCTATCATTCTCACTCACACAACTGCAGTAAAAGTGCAGGGCAGTTTGCTCGACTAGACCTACAACCCCATTCCCCATCCTGCTCTACCCGATAAGCTATACAGCCATTTATTTTGTATCATTCAGGATTGGCACTCTCCCCCACAGTCAGGCCCTCCATTTAGCTGCCTAAAGTTTGTGACCTTCCTACAACTCACCATCACTGAAAGGTGTCGCTCACAGAGGGCCTGGTTAGTGGCTGCCCTTACAACAGAGCAGCTCCACCCCTGGGGAGCCACCACTGCTATTCTGTCAGGGACTTGTGTGGAAACAAGAAAATGGTCTTTGAACTGTTCTGTGCAGTTCTAAGGCAGCCCCTGCACTGCTGGCCAGAGTGCAAGGCAGAATTACTTTGTGTCAAAGGTAGAACAAGCCACTCCTTGCAGGTGCGGGTGGCTGAGGACAGTGTAATAGCCACAGCCCCAGTGCTGGGACATCTGTGTCACTGCTGGGAAGCCAGGCCTGTCCccaccctgctgccagcctcagcagagcagaggggagatCCCTCCTATTCCTCCCAGCAGCCACGGAAGCAGCAAGCCCAGcctcactgctctgcagctcccctgACACAAGGTTGAGACTACATCCGCACCGCTCTGAAGGCTTGTCACTAGTACAAGGTGGTGAGCATAACGCACCCTTAAAGCCAGACTTTAAACTGCATTGGATCCtccagtgaaatattttccaagatTCTGTTAAGCGTGCAGGTGCCTGTGGCTGATGAGAGTCAAATGGAGTACCCATAAAGGCACCTGGAGAAATTACATTTTAGGAATAGCAGATGGGGAGAATCTCTGAATTGcactgaaaaatctctctgcaTATTCATCTGTAAACCTGCTTAACTGCTGAGAACCCTGACAGTCAGAGCGAACGGCTGAGACTACCTGCACATAACTTGGTTGATGCAGTTGTCACAAGCATGCAGTGTGTTTCAGTGTGTCCTTAGGCACCTGCAGTAACTACAGAGCCAGCAGATAGAGCACAAGATCTACAGAAGACCTTTGTCCTTCTAGAGCTGCATGTAGAAGCTGAAGTCCCTGAGAACCCCCCATGGATTTTTAGGCAACTGAGTAAGCCCCAACATAGCAGCCATTTTAAACTCAACTAAAATACTCCCAGCCCTTTTCTTGCAGGGTGGTCCTGGAAATTGGCCTCTGGCATAGAACAGTCATGTTGAACaatagaggggaaaaacagTAAGAATACTGACATTtcattccccctccccccccaccatGTTTTGCTGTTTCCCTAGTGTTTTTCACCAccctctttgttttttctataaTTTGGAAGCATTTAAATGGGTGAATCCTAGATCTCACTCCTTAGTAACATTAATACAGCACATTTAATGAGAGATGTGCATCATGTGCGATCTTATGGTCCAATCCAAAGCCAAATTGTAAAACCATGGGATCTCACACAAACACAGCTCTGCCAACTGCAAGAATGTATTTCCTTAAGGATTTATTACTCCTGATGTCTGTCCAGCACAGAGAAGGGAATGTACAATGCAGGACAATGACTGCAAAACTGAGTATCACAATAGAGCAGAGCAGTCTGTCTGTTTTTGCCTTTACATTGTGATCACATTTACTGTAACAGCAGTCAGTGCAACAGCTTACTTTCTTCCTGATCTTCACAACAAACACTACCCAGAACAGACAAACAATGGATAACAAAATGAAAGTCAAATGGCAgtagctatttatttttaacataaatccAAGTTACACAAATCTTGAGACACTAATCtataagagaagaaaacatggaaattaaGACTACTATTTTTTACCCTTACCCCACCCCCAAAAATCTAAGACAACATACAAGCAACTTCCATTATAGTTGAATTGAATCCTCTTCAAGAATTCAGAAGTAAAATGCTGAAGCCAGGCTCCCAGACCTTCCTATTGCCAAGGAAAGCTGGGAACACTGTTTTCAGACTCAGGTCTTTGGACTGGCTCCATCTACTTTTTAAAGTGCATAGTCTGTAGATGAGTACATGTGAATATAAACCGTGTGTCTGCTTCCCAAACACAACACCTCATATCAAATTACAAATTTTGATCCATACAGGCACAGAACTTTGATAATATTCTTACAAATAGTAAGTGCAAGTGTCCATACAGTTCCTGAATGATAGAACACCTAAGGCTGTCACATTTGCCTCATGCTAGTGGAGTTATCCGTCACTGAAGTAACAGGCTCAGCCAACACACATTTCTGAATGCTTCACAAATGACATGAAGAAAAAGACATGTCTGAAAATACACAGGTAACTTTGCTATAATTAAAAAGTGTAAAAGGTAGTAGAGAAATATCTGTTCTTGTTTCCACTGATACAAACAAGATCAGTGGAGTTACATTTTTATCGTCGTGAACGCATCCTTTAGCCCCATTCACTTACTGGTCTGGTATCCTTCCATCCTGAAGTTGTATACATTACAAACTCTGCCACTTACTAGCTTTTCCAACTAATTTACACCAAGCTTGTAATTTGGAGTATTACTTATGCCACACCTGCACTGTACTCATTAACATCTTCTACACTTACTTATGCACCATCAAAGGCTTTAACACTAACTGCTTCTGAACCGCCTTCCTCTTGCTCCATTTATTCTATGTCATCTAATCCTTCTACAGAAGGAAGGAATAGCCTACATGAAATAATAtgcaagatgaaataaaatttcacaaGGCACAACTCTAGCTTGAGACAGGAATTTGTTTCCAGGGCAATGGCTATTTTTCAGATGCTCAATCTTTCCTAAGGCAGTTGCATAACAGCACAAAACTGGAACTTCTGTAGAACGTCCCTGGGCTCCTCTGTCAAGACAGGATCATTGAAATTCCTGCTCCAGCAAATATCCACTGGCATGAAAGAACAATTACCAAATGATGCGTGGTACAGCCAAGATGAAAGTATTTGCCTGTATACTTTAAGTTTATCCCACTGAACTCATCATTGTTTCAACCTTCAAGAAACTTAGAAAAGAACTTACAAACACAATAGATTAACAGGAAAATCTCCCAAGAGAATACAGATAAAAGTTAagtcaaaaaacatttttagtgcTCACATTTTGGATGACTCCTTGCAACAAGAAAATTGCAAAACTCCAAACAGGAATGTACTAAAAAAGGTACTGCATATAGTTTTCTCACAGTTAAAATGTACATAATAGCAGCTCCAATTTTGCACTCTTTGAGCCTTCCTGAGCCAGGTCTTTCATGGAAGCAAATCTAACCATAGGGAAGATTTGGAAGATTTTAACCATCATTCTTCATATGAAAGTCCCACTCAGGAGCATGCTCTTAAATGGAAATCAATCGTATCTGAGGGCAGGCAGGAAGTGAGGGCTGTCGGGGGCTGAAAGTAAGGATGGTGACTTCTAGACCCCAGCCTGAGCTGGAAAGGAAGATGCATGCTTGAGCCTGGGTGGGCTGTGTCCCCAGGAGAGACTGAAGACTAGGTAACTGCCCATGTAGTAACAAAACCACAGTGGTATTTGAAGTACCATCACAGTTAAATGTCAAACTCTGTTCTCTGAACTTCTGAACCTCTGAAGCTGTCTTCTACCCTGTAGGAATTACCCCTCTAGAAGCATGAAACCTACCCCCAGGTTCCcactacagaaataattaagGAGGAAATGCACTGATTCCAGAATTATaccaaaatacataaatacctGTTAATGTCAATGCAAATATCTAACACTTGGCATTTACATGAGATACATTTACTAATAATACTGAAGGTATCTAACACTTGTCATTGGAAAACATGTGACAGTTTACTTTTCATTCTTGAAAGCTGTAGAAGGGCTGCATTCAGACAGGATTGCTGCCCTTCTTGTTAACAAAAAATCCAAGGAAACTAAGTGCAAATGATTTTCTTCGTATTTTATGGCCTCGTTGGCATCGTAGACTTCCCTCTTTAGTTAGCAGCTGACCAGGAATCATAAACAAATTTTGCTGCTACTGTATCTTCAACCGCCATCCCTGAAAGAGAATTAGTCATCTTCAAACAGTGCTTCAGCTGTATTAAATAATATAGcttcagaaggaaagagaaagactTAAAAAGTTATCTAATTGGACAGGAACAGGATTAACTCCCCAACCCAAACACCTGCAGTGTTATGTTCAAAGTTATTGTCACCATGTAATTGTTGTGTGTCTGATATGAAGTTAATGTAATTGCAGGAATCTCATTTTCTGATTCAGTGTTCACATCACAGTTTGACCCTTTCAGATATGCCATACAGCTCAGAACATGGTAACTCATCACCACTCCTGTTCCCTTCCCCAAACAGCAGCCACAACACTACAGCGCAATGTCACATTATCTGTAGGTTGGACAGACTTCAGAGGCATGACAACAGGACA comes from Anas acuta chromosome 15, bAnaAcu1.1, whole genome shotgun sequence and encodes:
- the ANKS4B gene encoding ankyrin repeat and SAM domain-containing protein 4B, producing MSSRYHKAAADGNLDLLKEATRKDLNTSDEDGMTPTLLAAYHGYLEALEVICRRGGDPDKCDIWGNTPLHHAACNGHIHCVSFLINFGANIFALDNDLRTPLEVAASRDRHECVRILDKAATEQNLLNPKKVAKQKAQAQRNVEKQIKECEKRQEKHQHEMNRNYMKENAGTVTSSKGTHSRVKIPSLFTSNTTTPFSKNLKDTFKLRTKKTAGSTRSQETQSNGQADEKDRRSVMHLFDEKEEDELLNDNDSRLSIFQRPGLGKIVFGRNLAADVNPGIMSPEKEVISFKMSSELFQNESAENDREDDVENGADIPWQEEEGIWDDEEAENTPLEVFLASQMLDEFLPVFMREKIDLDTLMLCSDEDLQSIQIELGPRKKVLNAVNKRKQALKNPGKTVDTCL